Genomic segment of Vibrio celticus:
TAAAAGTACGCTGATCGGTCGCTTGCTCCATGATACAAAACAGATTTATGAAGATCAGCTAGCGGCGGTTCACTCGGATAGCCAACGAGTGGGTACGACAGGTGAGAAACCTGATTTGGCACTGCTTGTTGATGGCCTGCAGGCTGAACGTGAGCAAGGCATCACGATCGACGTAGCTTACCGCTACTTCTCGACGCAAAAACGTAAATTCATTATTGCTGATACCCCAGGGCATGAGCAGTACACGCGCAACATGGCAACAGGCGCTTCAACGTGTGATCTGGCTGTGATCTTGATTGATGCTCGTAAGGGCGTTCTGGATCAAACCCGTCGTCACTCGTTTATTTCTAACCTACTTGGTTTGAAGCATTTCATCGTCGCTGTAAATAAGATGGATCTGGTGGATTACTCGCAAGATCGTTTTGAAGAGATTCGCGATCAGTATCTAGAGTTTGCAGAAAACCTAGAAGGCGAAACTAACATTCAGATCTTGCCAGTATCGGCGCTTGAAGGCATCAACGTTGCTGCACCAAGTAAAGAGCTTGCATGGTTCGAAGGCCCATCTCTGCTAGAAGTGCTAGAGAACGTCGACATCGATCAAAAGCGTTCTGCGGGTGAATTCCGATTCCCAGTGCAGTATGTCAATCGTCCGAACTTAGATTTCCGTGGCTTTGCTGGCACCGTTGCCTCTGGCCGTGTCAGTGTCGGTGATGAAATCAAGGCGCTGCCGTCGGGTAAAACGTCGAAAGTTGCACGCATTGTAACTTTTGATGGTGATTTGGAGTCTGCGCAAGCAGGCTTGGCGGTAACGCTAACCCTTGAAGATGAGATCGATATCAGCCGTGGCGATTTGATTGTGTTGGAAAACGCGCAGATTGAATCTACCAACCACGTATTGGCCGACATCGTGTGGATGACAGAGCAACCACTGCAACCAGGCAAAGCTTACGACATCAAGATCGCAGGCAAGAAAACCGTCGGTCAGGTTGAAACTGTTCGTCACCAATATGACATCAACAACCTATCGACTCACGCTGTCGATGAGTTGCCACTGAATGGTATTGGTTTGTGTGAATGGTCATTGAACGAGACTGTCGCACTGGATAAATACCGTGAGAGTGCCGATACCGGTGGCTTTATCGTTATCGACCGACTAACCAACGTGACGGTTGGCGCGGGTTTGATTCGAGACCGTTTGGACTCTGTTGAACAGCAAGTCGGTAACTTCTCTGCATTTGAACTTGAGTTCAACGCATTGGTTCGTAAGCATTTCCCTCATTGGGATGCCAAAGATCTAAGCCAATTACTGAAGTCATAAACGACCAAGTAACTGCTTATTGAATCAGGCGGAAACCGATCGTTTCCGCCATAAAGGACGGGTATATGTGGCAACAAGGATTTGTATTAGCGATTTTGCTCGGCATCATTACTTGCCTGCTCGTTACCCGTATTAAGCCAAGCTTTATCTTTGCTGGTGCGGCGTTTATTGCTTTTATGGCAGGCATGATCGACTTGTCGAGCTTAGCCAATAACTTCACTAACTCTTCGTTACTGACTTTAATTCTTCTTATCCTCGCATCAAGTGCGTTGGAGAAAACTCGCTTAATCAGTTGGGTTAGCCGCAATATCTCTGAAGGTCGGCTAGGTACCGTGGTTGCGAAGTTGGGTATTTCCACAGCGTTACTTTCATCTTTTACCAATAACACCGCGGTGGTGGTCTCTTTGATCGGGGCGATCAAACGTAATCAACAACATGCGCCGTCTAAGTTACTTATCCCGTTGTCATATGCTGCCATCTTAGGTGGCACCCTGACATTGATCGGTACTTCAACTAACTTGATCATCAATAGCTTTGTTGAAGATGCGGGTTTGCCGAGCTTAAACTTTTTCACACCAACGTTGATCGGTTTAGCGGTCTTGGTCGGTGGTGTGTTGATCCTTATCCCTCTGAGTTACTTCCTGCCCAGTTACGATGATGGTTCCCAAGATGATTTGCCTTACTTTTTAGAAGCAAGAGTGGAACCTGGCTCACCGTTAGTTGGTCGTAGCGTAAGCGAAAATAATCTTAGAGCGCTGAGAAAACTGTTCTTAGCCGAAGTGATTCGAGACGGTAAAACCACCGCGTCTATAGACCCTGATTTTATACTGCAAGCTCGTGACCGACTGCTGTTTTGTGGCGACGTTGAAAGTGTAGCGACACTGCAAGAAATTCAAGGATTAACTCTGTTTGGCCAGCATCACCTTAACGGACAAAGCTTTGTTGAGGTCGTGGTGAGTTCGTCTGCAAGCTTCTGTAATAAAACCCTCAAAACCAGCCAGTTTAGAGATCGCTTCGATGCGGTTGTGGTTGCCATTCGTCGTGGTCATGAACGCCTTGAAGGTGGCCTTGGAAACATCACATTAACCGCTGGCGATACCTTGATTTTGGTTCCAGGAAAACGTTTTGAAGAACAGCGTCAACAACACAATAAAGAGTTTGTGTTGATGAACGACCTAGACTCAAGCGCCAAGCTTGATGCCGATAAATCGACGTTTGTGTTGCTCGGCTTTGCTAGTGTGATTGGGTTATCGCTCGCTGAAGTCGTGCCGATTATTAAAGGGCTAGCGGGATTTTTATTATTGCTGGTGGCATTTGGTGTAGTACAACTTGGTGAGCTTCGCCGCCGTTTCCCCGTCGATATTGTCGTGATCGTTGGTTCGGCGCTCTCTATTGCTCAACTGATGATTTCATCTGGGTTGTCTGAGCGAATGGGGCTGATGTTTATGGAGGCCTTTAATGGCTGGGGCGTGTTTGGAGCGCTAGTCGCGACCTATTTCATGACGTTGGTCCTAACTGAGTTGGTGACCAACAATGCGGCAGCGGCACTCTCATTCCCCATTGGCTACAGTATGGCAGTAGGCTATGGCGTCGATCCAATGCCGTTCATCATGGCGGTTCTGTTTGGTGCCAGTGCCAGTTTTATTTCGCCATACGGCTACCAAACCAACTTACTTGTTTATAGCGTAGGTAATTACCACCTTACGGATTATCTGC
This window contains:
- the cysN gene encoding sulfate adenylyltransferase subunit CysN, with translation MNSAVEAELAELGIEGYLSQHQHKSMLRFLTCGSVDDGKSTLIGRLLHDTKQIYEDQLAAVHSDSQRVGTTGEKPDLALLVDGLQAEREQGITIDVAYRYFSTQKRKFIIADTPGHEQYTRNMATGASTCDLAVILIDARKGVLDQTRRHSFISNLLGLKHFIVAVNKMDLVDYSQDRFEEIRDQYLEFAENLEGETNIQILPVSALEGINVAAPSKELAWFEGPSLLEVLENVDIDQKRSAGEFRFPVQYVNRPNLDFRGFAGTVASGRVSVGDEIKALPSGKTSKVARIVTFDGDLESAQAGLAVTLTLEDEIDISRGDLIVLENAQIESTNHVLADIVWMTEQPLQPGKAYDIKIAGKKTVGQVETVRHQYDINNLSTHAVDELPLNGIGLCEWSLNETVALDKYRESADTGGFIVIDRLTNVTVGAGLIRDRLDSVEQQVGNFSAFELEFNALVRKHFPHWDAKDLSQLLKS
- a CDS encoding SLC13 family permease, coding for MWQQGFVLAILLGIITCLLVTRIKPSFIFAGAAFIAFMAGMIDLSSLANNFTNSSLLTLILLILASSALEKTRLISWVSRNISEGRLGTVVAKLGISTALLSSFTNNTAVVVSLIGAIKRNQQHAPSKLLIPLSYAAILGGTLTLIGTSTNLIINSFVEDAGLPSLNFFTPTLIGLAVLVGGVLILIPLSYFLPSYDDGSQDDLPYFLEARVEPGSPLVGRSVSENNLRALRKLFLAEVIRDGKTTASIDPDFILQARDRLLFCGDVESVATLQEIQGLTLFGQHHLNGQSFVEVVVSSSASFCNKTLKTSQFRDRFDAVVVAIRRGHERLEGGLGNITLTAGDTLILVPGKRFEEQRQQHNKEFVLMNDLDSSAKLDADKSTFVLLGFASVIGLSLAEVVPIIKGLAGFLLLLVAFGVVQLGELRRRFPVDIVVIVGSALSIAQLMISSGLSERMGLMFMEAFNGWGVFGALVATYFMTLVLTELVTNNAAAALSFPIGYSMAVGYGVDPMPFIMAVLFGASASFISPYGYQTNLLVYSVGNYHLTDYLRIGIPISIVYSGLVLTLIPYFFPF